A single window of Corythoichthys intestinalis isolate RoL2023-P3 chromosome 21, ASM3026506v1, whole genome shotgun sequence DNA harbors:
- the LOC130909996 gene encoding clarin-3, whose translation MPSTSKTLYFLSSALVTCISVGILGFAMSTSWATKTMACDRGESGHFNGSAAVTLELFNGRLERTFCPLFGPPVNFQVFPKLAETKGIPVVLHGVSVCLLVLCLLCSAFSILISLYNSVSNPYETYMGPIGIYVTSAIGACLSVLVLIIFVSNITLTTVAEDLVRSFAEISVDLRIESFQMQLGYYLLIPYAVLSLLAIGLIYMYDHAAYTHRREQQRPTEDAPKEIMMY comes from the exons ATGCCGTCCACCAGCAAAACCCTTTACTTCCTGTCCAGCGCGCTGGTCACCTGCATATCAGTGGGCATCTTGGGCTTTGCCATGTCAACGTCATGGGCCACCAAAACCATGGCCTGCGACCGAGGCGAGAGCGGCCATTTCAACGGTTCGGCCGCCGTCACTTTGGAGCTCTTCAACGGCAGGCTGGAACGAACCTTTTGTCCTCTTTTCGGCCCGCCCGTCAACTTCCAAG TGTTCCCCAAATTGGCGGAGACCAAAGGCATCCCAGTAGTGTTGCACGGAGTATCAGTGTGCCTGCTGGTGTTGTGTCTCCTCTGCTCGGCTTTCAGCATACTCATCTCGCTTTACAACAGCGTTAGTAACCCCTATGAGACCTACATGGGACCCATTGGCATCTACGTCACTAGCGCCATCGGTG CGTGTTTGTCCGTATTGGTGCTCATCATATTCGTGAGCAACATCACCTTGACCACGGTGGCCGAGGACCTGGTAAGGAGCTTCGCGGAGATCTCTGTGGATCTGAGGATTGAGTCCTTCCAGATGCAGCTGGGTTACTACCTGCTGATTCCATACGCGGTGTTGTCGCTTCTCGCCATCGGACTCATCTACATGTACGACCACGCCGCATACACGCATCGGCGCGAACAGCAGCGGCCCACAGAAGACGCCCCCAAGGAGATCATGATGTACTAA